The genomic region TGGTGAAGATTTAAGAGTAGTATTGGTCTCAGTACCAGAAGGGTCAGATAAACCTGCCAAATATCCGGCATCTTTTTACAAGGCCCACGTTTTCCTTATAACCAAGATAGATCTGCTGCCTTACTTTGACTTTGATCTTGAAGAGGCCGCTAAATTGGCTCGTCAGGTGAATCCGAATATTAAAATTATTCCGGTCTCCGCCAAGACCAGAGAAGGAATGGCCCTGTGGCTGGACACACTAAAGGCCTTAGTATCATAGTTAAAGGGGTTGTTCAGGGCGTAGGGTTTAGGCCCTTTGTTTATCGCCTGGCTAAAAAGCTGAACCTTTCGGGAAATATACGTAACACCGGTAAAGGCGTCCTTATAAATGTCTGGGGAGAAGAAAACCAACTAGAAGATTTTATTAAAGGCTTAAAAGAAGAAGCCCCACCCCTTGCTCGTTTAGAAAAAATAATCACCAGCCCTATAAACGGGACCCCGCCTGCAAAATTTGAGGTCCTTGAAAGCGAAGCCGGCCCAAAGCAAGCTAAAATTCCCGCTGATGTGGCCACCTGTGAGGCCTGTCTAGCCGAACTTTTTGATCCGCAAGATCGCCGGTATCGCTATCCTTTTATTAATTGCACAGATTGCGGCCCAAGATTTAGCGTAATTCTTGACTTACCTTATGACCGCGTAAAAACTACCATGCACGTCTTTCCTATGTGCCCAGAGTGCCTTGCGGAATACCAAAATCCCGAAAACCGCCGTTTTCACGCCGAGCCAAACGCCTGCCCGGTATGCGGCCCCCAAATATGGCTGGTTGATAAAGACGGTAATAAAATACACGCCGAAGATCCCGTAACCTATGCCATAGAAGCCATCAAACAAGGGAAAATAGTGGCCTTAAGAGGGCTTGGCGGCTTTCTTCTAGCCTGTGACGCTACTAACGAAAAGACAGTTAAACTTCTTAGGTACCGTAAAAAAAGGCCCCGAAAACCCTTTGCTATCATGGTAAAAGATCTTGAAAGTGCTGAGAGCTTAGCCTTTTTAAGCGATAACGAAAAAGAAATTCTAACTTCTCCGAAAAGGCCTATAGTTCTTGCCAAAAGAAAACTTGCCTCCCCTCTTCCTGAAGAAATAGCGCCTGGGCTTGAATTTATAGGCCTAATGCTACCTTATACCCCATTACATCACCTTATTTTAAAAGAAGGGAACTTTTTGGCCCTGGTAATGACAAGCGGCAACCTTTCAGGTGAGCCCCTTTGTGTTACCAATGATGAGGCCTTGCGAAGGCTCTCACATATTGCTGATCTTTTCCTCTTCCACAACCGCGAAATAGTTCAGGGCATAGATGATTCCGTAGTTCGTGTTATAGCAGGGAAGCCTCGTCTCATAAGGCGAGCCCGCGGCTATGTACCAGAGCCTCTACCCTTTACCTGCGAAACCAAAAAATTTTTTGCCTTTGGAGCCCATCTAAAAAACACATTTACCCTTACTCGTGGTAAAGAGGCTTTCATTTCCCAGCACATAGGAGATCTTGAAGATCTTGAAACCCTAAACTTTTTTCAAAAAGCACTAATGCACTTTGAAAATTTATTAGACATTAAGCCCGAAGTTCTTGTTTGCGATTTACACCCGGGCTATTTGAGCACGCAGCTTGCTGAAGAAAGAGCTAAAAAGGCCCAGATCCCT from Thermodesulfatator indicus DSM 15286 harbors:
- the hypF gene encoding carbamoyltransferase HypF, producing the protein MAGHTKGLSIIVKGVVQGVGFRPFVYRLAKKLNLSGNIRNTGKGVLINVWGEENQLEDFIKGLKEEAPPLARLEKIITSPINGTPPAKFEVLESEAGPKQAKIPADVATCEACLAELFDPQDRRYRYPFINCTDCGPRFSVILDLPYDRVKTTMHVFPMCPECLAEYQNPENRRFHAEPNACPVCGPQIWLVDKDGNKIHAEDPVTYAIEAIKQGKIVALRGLGGFLLACDATNEKTVKLLRYRKKRPRKPFAIMVKDLESAESLAFLSDNEKEILTSPKRPIVLAKRKLASPLPEEIAPGLEFIGLMLPYTPLHHLILKEGNFLALVMTSGNLSGEPLCVTNDEALRRLSHIADLFLFHNREIVQGIDDSVVRVIAGKPRLIRRARGYVPEPLPFTCETKKFFAFGAHLKNTFTLTRGKEAFISQHIGDLEDLETLNFFQKALMHFENLLDIKPEVLVCDLHPGYLSTQLAEERAKKAQIPLIKVQHHVAHAAAVAGEFGLEPPFLALILDGLGLGDDGTLWGGELLKIERGQYEHLGHLFPVKQPGGDAASREAWRMLLAYLYEIYGEKTSEIAKKLLPKTYHEKIPLVLKMLEGNINAPITTSTGRLFDACAALLGICFEQTFEGEAPMLLESLALKTKKSPIFSSSLFRSKKLVLDTRALIKDLLENLDSFSKEELALSFHLSLAHGLKEMLVSASRKTKLKNIVFSGGVFQNKILAEALINFLRKEGLKVYFPEKLPVNDGAISYGQAVWASWIYERGLAKQS